A single region of the Phycisphaerae bacterium RAS1 genome encodes:
- a CDS encoding tetratricopeptide repeat protein, producing the protein MRDHVASRPAHNTTANSASPGALLTARFLIVAVVLAAYVRSASSPFIFDDVEGIVEAPHLRRLWPLSRFLTAPPDTLTSGRPVLSLSFALNYAVDGVRSTVGYHLVNIAIHALTALLLFGFLRRLLSWPIFAIRWPGAALPIALASALLWAVHPLQTESVTYIAKRCESLMGMFYALTLYAAVRGGMAPSAGELLSYDEARARRRWQIVAVAACALGMATKETMVTAPLVLLLLDRSLVSGTFASALRARWRLYCGLAATWAVLAALVVSSPRGVTTGFGLEGLTSWTYLLTQAGVIVHYLRLVVWPWPQCVDYYDWPIAGSPGDVLLPGLLVLALLAATAWGLYRRSPVSLCGAWFFATLAPSSSVLPIREIACEYRMYLPLLAPCVLVGFALWRAGRALRGGAAARLVGPTLAGLLIVSLGAATVRRNSDYDSALAIWTSATSVRPGNWRSWNFLANELARLDRLADADAAFKRALEQKPDYAPAMMGVGNVLAYRGRLDEAADQYRRVLREHPSYAFLAHQNLGALCMAQQQFTSALDHYREACRLRPDLAAMHVYVGHALAAQGRSAEARRSFERALQLDPDFAPAQAGIRARADR; encoded by the coding sequence ATGCGAGACCACGTCGCTTCGCGACCTGCGCACAACACCACGGCGAATTCGGCGTCGCCGGGCGCGCTGCTGACGGCGCGATTTCTGATCGTCGCGGTCGTTCTTGCGGCGTACGTCCGTTCGGCATCCTCGCCATTCATATTCGACGACGTCGAAGGCATCGTGGAGGCGCCGCACCTGCGGCGGCTCTGGCCGCTCTCGCGCTTCCTGACGGCTCCGCCCGACACGCTGACGAGCGGACGGCCGGTACTCAGCCTCAGTTTCGCCCTCAACTACGCCGTGGATGGCGTGCGCAGCACGGTCGGCTATCACCTGGTCAACATCGCAATTCACGCTTTGACGGCGCTATTGCTGTTCGGGTTTCTGCGTCGTCTTCTGTCCTGGCCGATTTTCGCCATTCGCTGGCCGGGCGCGGCGCTGCCGATCGCACTGGCATCCGCGCTGCTCTGGGCGGTTCATCCGCTTCAGACCGAAAGCGTGACCTACATCGCCAAGCGCTGCGAATCGCTGATGGGGATGTTCTACGCGCTCACGCTCTACGCCGCGGTGCGCGGCGGCATGGCGCCGAGCGCCGGCGAGCTGCTTTCCTACGACGAGGCTCGCGCCAGGCGGCGCTGGCAGATTGTCGCGGTTGCGGCGTGCGCGCTGGGGATGGCGACCAAGGAGACGATGGTCACGGCGCCGCTAGTTCTGCTGCTGCTCGACCGCAGCCTTGTCTCGGGGACGTTCGCGAGCGCGCTACGGGCGCGCTGGCGGCTCTATTGCGGGCTGGCGGCGACGTGGGCGGTGCTGGCGGCGCTCGTGGTCTCAAGTCCGCGCGGCGTGACGACCGGCTTTGGGCTGGAAGGACTGACAAGCTGGACGTACTTGCTTACGCAGGCGGGCGTGATTGTCCACTATCTGCGACTGGTCGTGTGGCCGTGGCCGCAATGCGTCGATTATTACGACTGGCCGATCGCTGGTTCGCCCGGGGACGTGCTGCTGCCTGGATTGCTTGTTCTGGCGCTTCTCGCAGCCACGGCTTGGGGGCTCTATCGGCGCAGCCCGGTTTCGCTGTGCGGCGCGTGGTTTTTTGCCACGCTCGCGCCCTCTTCGAGCGTCCTGCCCATCCGCGAGATCGCCTGTGAGTATCGCATGTACCTGCCGCTGCTTGCTCCATGCGTTCTCGTTGGCTTTGCGCTCTGGCGGGCGGGGCGGGCGTTACGCGGCGGCGCGGCGGCGCGGCTGGTCGGCCCGACGCTCGCGGGCCTGCTGATCGTCTCGCTCGGCGCGGCAACCGTCCGACGAAACAGCGATTATGACTCCGCACTTGCGATCTGGACTTCAGCCACGTCCGTGCGACCGGGCAACTGGCGAAGCTGGAACTTCCTGGCAAACGAACTGGCCCGGCTGGATCGCCTGGCCGACGCTGATGCCGCATTCAAGCGGGCGCTCGAACAGAAGCCGGACTACGCGCCGGCGATGATGGGGGTCGGAAACGTGCTGGCGTATCGCGGACGCCTCGACGAGGCCGCCGACCAATACCGCCGCGTGCTGCGAGAGCATCCATCGTACGCGTTTTTAGCGCATCAGAACCTGGGCGCGCTGTGCATGGCCCAGCAGCAATTCACAAGCGCGCTGGATCACTATCGGGAAGCGTGCCGGCTGCGGCCGGACCTGGCGGCGATGCATGTCTACGTCGGCCATGCCTTGGCCGCGCAGGGGAGATCGGCGGAGGCGCGCCGGAGCTTCGAGCGAGCGCTTCAGTTGGATCCGGACTTCGCCCCGGCTCAGGCGGGAATTCGAGCGCGTGCGGACCGTTGA
- the panC gene encoding Pantoate-beta-alanine ligase yields the protein MCSAGTMNELRTIHDTRACIDAARRAERRIGFVPTMGALHRGHVSLIDAAERDGAFVVVSIFVNPLQFGPGEDFARYPRDEQGDLGICRAARVDAVFLPSVEDMYPPGAVTVIHVAKLTDTLCGPFRPGHFDGVATVVAKLLNIVRPDAAYFGEKDAQQLAVIRQMVRDLDMPVDVIGCPIVREADGLALSSRNAYLSEDERRRATAISRALQAARTEIAAGERRADALERHMAAVVTAVRPTAVDYLSVVDAETLQPVEHVERAVLIAAAVRFGATRLIDNIRVDPREAGA from the coding sequence ATGTGTTCGGCCGGGACGATGAACGAACTTCGCACGATTCACGACACGCGCGCCTGTATCGACGCCGCCCGCCGGGCCGAGCGCCGGATCGGTTTTGTGCCGACGATGGGCGCGCTGCATCGCGGACATGTCTCGCTCATCGACGCGGCCGAGCGCGACGGCGCATTCGTCGTCGTCAGCATTTTCGTCAATCCGCTGCAATTCGGCCCCGGCGAGGACTTCGCCCGTTACCCGCGCGACGAGCAAGGCGACCTGGGCATCTGCCGCGCGGCGCGGGTCGACGCGGTCTTTCTCCCATCGGTTGAGGACATGTACCCGCCCGGCGCGGTGACGGTGATTCACGTCGCGAAGCTGACCGACACGCTCTGCGGACCGTTTCGGCCGGGACACTTCGACGGCGTCGCCACCGTCGTGGCGAAGCTGCTGAACATCGTCCGGCCCGACGCGGCCTACTTTGGAGAAAAGGACGCCCAGCAACTGGCGGTCATCCGCCAGATGGTCCGCGATCTGGATATGCCGGTGGACGTGATCGGCTGTCCGATCGTGCGCGAAGCGGACGGTCTGGCGCTCAGCAGCCGCAACGCGTATTTGTCCGAGGATGAACGCCGGCGGGCGACGGCGATCAGCCGGGCGTTGCAGGCGGCGCGCACGGAGATCGCGGCCGGAGAGCGGCGCGCCGACGCGCTCGAGCGACATATGGCCGCCGTGGTCACGGCGGTGCGACCGACGGCGGTGGACTACCTCAGCGTTGTGGATGCGGAAACACTCCAGCCGGTGGAACACGTTGAGCGCGCCGTGCTGATTGCGGCGGCGGTGCGCTTCGGCGCGACGCGGCTGATCGACAACATTCGGGTAGACCCGCGCGAGGCGGGAGCATAG
- the def gene encoding Peptide deformylase: MKIDLDKLTIVHYPDPRLRTPCQSITHFGDWIDRLAERMRAILKESKGVGLAAPQVGLPIRLFIMNMTGEEKDAETFVNPVLRNLRGTIEAEEGCLSMPQIHVQVRRAATCTLSAQDARGNPVEMDGAEWRCRVWQHETDHLNGVLITDRMGPGDRIATRRQLMELERAFKATRAGASSL; this comes from the coding sequence TTGAAGATCGATCTCGACAAACTCACGATCGTCCACTACCCCGACCCGCGGCTGCGCACGCCCTGCCAGTCCATCACGCATTTCGGCGACTGGATCGACCGGCTCGCCGAGCGCATGCGCGCGATCCTGAAGGAGTCGAAGGGCGTCGGCCTTGCGGCGCCGCAGGTCGGACTGCCGATCCGCCTCTTCATCATGAACATGACCGGCGAGGAGAAGGACGCCGAGACGTTCGTCAATCCCGTGCTGCGTAACCTGCGCGGGACGATTGAAGCGGAGGAAGGCTGTCTTTCGATGCCGCAGATTCACGTCCAGGTGCGCCGCGCCGCGACCTGCACGCTCTCCGCCCAGGACGCACGCGGAAACCCGGTCGAAATGGACGGCGCCGAATGGCGCTGCCGCGTCTGGCAGCATGAAACCGATCATCTCAACGGCGTGCTGATTACCGATCGCATGGGCCCCGGCGACCGCATCGCGACACGCCGCCAGCTCATGGAGCTGGAGCGAGCGTTCAAGGCGACCCGCGCCGGGGCATCGAGCCTGTAG
- a CDS encoding 2-octaprenyl-6-methoxyphenyl hydroxylase, with the protein MPELHDLLIVGGGPAGAAAALRARQLGLDVVILDKHTFPRARACTGWIGPHGVALSGECGLTARKAGATEFSAITLHSWDFKRRAQIKDPSFRGWLVDRSAFDHALLKCAQKAGAVARLATDCTGLRLGETSASVLTGSAGEFAARVVFVADGSGSEIMRISGVTGVAATSAHAALVDCESAVSESGIEVVLGARRVTHLATLVRIGKTARVSLLTRDASAPAAEQLGELIAGGRGALRLGDALGKIIGAPSVAGAALDIESHVGKRTLLIGDAGGFVSAFSHEGVYPAMKSGWIAAQVAARALQAPLLQDELAGFGAAWRVELAEYLRMPNTDLSLLAPLVFSNAQMSKRVAAAFLLGQGF; encoded by the coding sequence ATGCCCGAGCTGCACGACCTCTTGATTGTCGGCGGCGGGCCGGCCGGGGCGGCGGCGGCGCTGCGCGCCCGGCAGCTCGGCCTCGACGTGGTCATCCTCGACAAGCACACTTTTCCCCGCGCGCGCGCCTGCACCGGTTGGATCGGTCCGCACGGCGTGGCCCTGTCGGGCGAGTGCGGGTTGACGGCCAGAAAAGCCGGGGCGACCGAGTTTTCCGCGATCACGCTTCATTCGTGGGATTTCAAGCGCCGGGCGCAGATCAAGGACCCGTCATTCCGCGGCTGGCTGGTCGACCGGTCCGCATTTGATCACGCGCTGCTGAAATGCGCCCAGAAGGCCGGCGCCGTCGCCAGGCTCGCCACCGACTGCACCGGGTTGCGGCTCGGCGAAACGTCGGCCAGCGTCCTTACTGGGTCCGCCGGTGAATTCGCGGCCCGCGTCGTGTTCGTCGCCGACGGCAGCGGATCCGAGATCATGCGCATTTCCGGCGTAACCGGGGTTGCGGCGACCTCCGCGCATGCGGCGCTCGTGGATTGTGAGAGCGCTGTTTCAGAATCAGGGATCGAAGTCGTCCTGGGCGCCCGGCGCGTTACGCACTTGGCCACGCTGGTTCGCATCGGGAAAACAGCCCGCGTGTCGCTGCTGACGCGCGATGCATCGGCGCCTGCCGCTGAGCAGCTTGGCGAGCTGATCGCCGGCGGCCGGGGCGCCCTGCGGCTGGGTGACGCGCTGGGCAAGATCATCGGGGCGCCGAGCGTCGCCGGCGCCGCGCTGGACATCGAGTCGCACGTCGGCAAGCGGACCCTCCTGATCGGCGACGCGGGCGGCTTCGTCTCCGCCTTCAGCCACGAAGGGGTCTATCCGGCGATGAAGAGCGGCTGGATTGCAGCCCAGGTCGCGGCCCGCGCGCTGCAAGCGCCGCTGCTGCAGGACGAGCTGGCGGGCTTTGGCGCGGCGTGGCGCGTCGAGCTGGCCGAGTACCTGCGGATGCCGAATACCGATCTGTCGCTGCTGGCGCCGCTGGTGTTCAGCAACGCGCAGATGTCCAAGCGCGTCGCGGCGGCGTTCCTCCTGGGGCAGGGATTCTGA
- the lgt gene encoding Prolipoprotein diacylglyceryl transferase: MMPVVFKFLGFSVPGYGLMLTLGFLLGIWWAVKRAERSGANPDVILNCGFIGLIGGIVGCRAMYVIHYWDHYMIFPTWQRRLWEILDVSKGGLEFYGGFLLATVGVLYYFWRWKHSTRWYLDIIAPSVALGQAFGRVGCFLNGCCWGGVCTLPWTVQFPYGSNAMVEHWAAREPGTGLPQELIYFPQGIPNPISRESLAATPQELAAAEREQGKLDQKEVELRQKLKSATDPAEREELQTKLDALSFAGKFGDVRHNMKKYGLTIEQMRALAAPHTSSTVHPAQLYATAGLVLLAFALNELYKRRTRDGQVICALFLVEPTSRWLLETVRVDNPKDVFGIFTISQFLAICFTAIAVICLIALRSLPPRAPTARLFEPEPEPVVAKVAAKAAAKK, from the coding sequence ATGATGCCTGTCGTCTTCAAGTTCCTGGGTTTCAGCGTGCCCGGCTATGGGCTGATGCTGACTTTGGGCTTTCTTTTGGGAATCTGGTGGGCGGTCAAGCGGGCCGAGCGGTCCGGCGCCAATCCGGACGTGATTCTGAACTGCGGCTTCATCGGCCTGATCGGCGGGATCGTCGGTTGCCGCGCGATGTACGTGATCCACTACTGGGATCACTACATGATCTTCCCCACCTGGCAGCGGCGCCTCTGGGAGATACTCGACGTCAGCAAGGGCGGGCTGGAGTTCTATGGCGGCTTCCTGCTGGCGACGGTGGGCGTGCTCTATTACTTCTGGCGCTGGAAGCACTCGACCCGCTGGTACCTCGACATCATCGCGCCGTCGGTGGCGCTGGGGCAGGCGTTTGGACGCGTCGGCTGTTTTCTGAACGGCTGCTGCTGGGGCGGCGTGTGCACGCTGCCGTGGACCGTGCAGTTCCCCTACGGCAGCAACGCCATGGTTGAGCACTGGGCCGCCCGCGAGCCGGGCACCGGGCTGCCGCAGGAGTTGATCTACTTCCCGCAGGGAATCCCGAACCCGATCTCGCGCGAGAGCCTGGCGGCGACGCCGCAGGAGCTGGCGGCGGCCGAGCGCGAGCAGGGCAAGCTGGACCAGAAGGAGGTCGAGCTTCGGCAGAAGCTGAAGAGCGCGACTGACCCGGCTGAGCGCGAAGAGCTGCAAACGAAGCTCGACGCGCTGAGTTTCGCCGGCAAGTTCGGCGATGTGCGGCACAACATGAAGAAATACGGTCTTACGATCGAGCAGATGCGGGCGCTGGCCGCGCCGCATACGTCGTCAACGGTGCATCCGGCCCAGCTCTATGCCACGGCCGGGCTGGTGCTGTTGGCCTTCGCGCTAAACGAGCTTTACAAACGCCGCACGCGCGACGGACAGGTGATCTGCGCGCTGTTCCTGGTGGAGCCGACCTCGCGCTGGCTGCTCGAGACCGTGCGCGTGGACAATCCGAAGGACGTCTTCGGAATCTTCACAATTTCCCAGTTCCTCGCGATCTGTTTCACCGCCATCGCCGTCATCTGCCTGATCGCACTGCGCAGCCTGCCGCCGCGTGCGCCGACGGCGCGGCTGTTTGAACCGGAGCCGGAGCCCGTCGTGGCGAAAGTGGCCGCGAAGGCGGCGGCAAAAAAATAG